From Coffea arabica cultivar ET-39 chromosome 10e, Coffea Arabica ET-39 HiFi, whole genome shotgun sequence, one genomic window encodes:
- the LOC113710849 gene encoding probable isoaspartyl peptidase/L-asparaginase 2: MGGWAIAVHGGAGVDPNLPPQRQDEAKQLLTRCLNLGISALRSSLPAIDVVELVVRALESDPLFNSGRGSALTENGTVEMEASIMDGPKRRCGAVSGVTTVKNPISLARLVMDKSPHSYLAFSGAEEFAKQQGVEMVDNEYFITEDNVGMLKLAKEANSILYDYRIPIVGLESCGAAAESPILMNGLPISVYAPETVGCVVVDGQGRCAAATSTGGLMNKMTGRIGDSPLIGAGTYACDLCGVSCTGEGEAIIRGTLARDVAALMEYKELSLQEAVDYVINKRLDEGKAGLIAVSKTGEVACGFNTNGMFRGCATEDGFTKVGIW, translated from the exons ATGGGTGGTTGGGCTATAGCGGTGCACGGCGGCGCTGGGGTGGACCCCAACCTCCCACCCCAACGTCAAGATGAAGCAAAACAGCTCCTCACTCGTTGCCTTAATCTCGGCATCTCTGCTCTTCGCTCCTCCCTCCCCGCCATCGACGTCGTCGAACTCGTT GTTAGAGCACTGGAATCGGATCCTTTGTTCAACTCTGGCCGTGGATCTGCACTGACTGAGAATGGAACGGTTGAGATGGAAGCCAGCATCATGGATGGACCGAAGAGACGATGCGGCGCCGTTTCCGGCGTCACCACAGTCAAGAATCCCATTTCTCTCGCTCGCCTTGTCATGGACAAGTCTCCCCATTCCTATCTTGCCTTCTCTGGGGCTGAAGAATTTGCCAAACAACAG GGAGTAGAGATGGTGGACAATGAATATTTCATCACCGAAGACAATGTGGGCATGCTCAAATTAGCCAAAGAAGCTAATTCCATTTTG TACGATTATAGGATCCCAATTGTTGGACTGGAGTCCTGCGGCGCAGCTGCTGAGAGCCCAATCCTAATGAATGGACTACCAATCAGCGTATACGCGCCGGAGACGGTGGGGTGCGTGGTGGTAGACGGCCAAGGCAGGTGCGCAGCCGCCACCTCAACCGGGGGCCTCATGAACAAGATGACCGGTCGCATTGGTGACTCCCCCTTGATTGGAGCTGGGACCTACGCATGCGACCTATGCGGGGTCTCTTGCACCGGAGAAGGCGAGGCCATCATACGTGGGACCCTCGCTCGTGACGTGGCTGCTCTGATGGAGTACAAGGAGCTCAGCCTCCAAGAAGCGGTGGATTATGTGATCAACAAAAGGCTGGACGAAGGGAAGGCTGGTTTGATTGCGGTGTCCAAAACCGGGGAGGTGGCGTGTGGGTTCAATACGAATGGAATGTTTAGGGGGTGTGCTACTGAAGATGGTTTCACGAAAGTTGGTATATGGTAg